One genomic region from Ornithinicoccus hortensis encodes:
- the murJ gene encoding murein biosynthesis integral membrane protein MurJ: MSNDPTPGRDTPPPTGEPAPQTGGHSSASLARHSAVMASGTLVSRVLGLIRVALLAGAIGLLGPAGNAWQTANTLPNTIYILLAGGVLNVVLVPQLTRAATLGAKGQDLTDRLITLMLVALIGITVVVTAGAAVLTKFYAWSWSGDQLALSVAFAYLCLPQVLFYGLYTLLGQILSSQERFGWFMWAPVVNNVVAIAGLVVFTMLYPEARNTPPGEWTSSMIWWLGGTATLGVVCQAAVLVQPVRASGFRYRPRWGFRGVGLGATSRLALWTLAVIAVSQLGMWLTTNVLNWVSNQGDDVPGKIIYENAFLFFMLPHSLVTLSLVTAMFTQMSRSAAVDDVPALRLQYAHGLRLLGAVIIPISVAMFLLAPAMTGVLLFRNEPAETIATAYVTMSLLVGLPPYAVYILSTRIFHSYQDGRTPFDLQIAISVVAIAGTLLALTVPATWAAVVIGLGQSLGQAAAAVLGVRWVRRRLGTAPLGRVRTTYLSAMIAAAVAAVPTLLVIWGGSMALDGVLRHVVVLGVGGLLYFGCYALVAHRLGITELAEAVAPLLRRLGRGRGGPAAPDAVEAPAGLVLAANPNPAEVTEQVDPAPDGTSDAAPAPDDQFPTDPAGSPEQRKEHGLRGIESGTALGGRYVLEELLASRGDSLEYWSAHDSTLERLVAVTLLPADGEHEQMAHAVLDGARRTAGVDDSRLVRVLDVGLDDGMCWIVEEGLAESESLASLVANRPLPAEEARRIIGEAASGMEAARRRGLHHLYLSPHAVLRTREGVIKVSGVAVAAALEQTEEIPAVEASLIDTGDLVSLLYTGLTGRWPGEDMEGLRSAHRSDDGSLPAPSEVVAGVPGDLDALCRAMLDASYDHREGPQTPGELARQLSPWATEPVAATGPTGPDAPVSGGGAEAALVGTAGASAAATAAQPGPVHDETPAGGNEPADPSYFRPRGAAGAAGATGPDADDPDPDDEGYDDYDGFGAATGPDRTLPPGVREDQPPGSQTGLVLLLLLGVVAIAVVVAVSAFSGFFSGGDDDPSPAAPTAPATSTPTDDTAPTTEEPEETTTSAPANDEPYEAVGASGFDHFGGDEKSDLAPDAVDGDDSTFWRSYWYTAANWGNLKDGVGLAIDLGEEVPVSEVTVLFPEGDYGAEVFVNDEPTDEGGTSLGSDDSASGTWELTADEPVTGRYVIVWFDRAWTGPNGEVAQVSEVTVQ, translated from the coding sequence GTGAGCAACGACCCGACACCGGGCAGGGACACCCCGCCCCCGACCGGGGAGCCTGCCCCCCAGACGGGGGGGCACAGCTCGGCCTCGCTGGCCCGGCACAGCGCGGTCATGGCCTCCGGGACACTGGTCTCGCGGGTCCTGGGCCTGATCCGGGTGGCGCTCCTCGCGGGCGCCATCGGTCTGCTGGGACCGGCCGGCAACGCCTGGCAGACCGCCAACACGCTGCCCAACACGATCTACATCCTGTTGGCCGGCGGGGTGCTCAACGTGGTCCTGGTGCCCCAACTGACCCGGGCCGCGACCCTGGGGGCCAAGGGCCAGGACCTCACCGACCGGCTGATCACCCTGATGCTGGTGGCCCTGATCGGGATCACGGTCGTGGTCACCGCTGGCGCCGCAGTGCTCACCAAGTTCTACGCCTGGTCGTGGAGCGGCGACCAGTTGGCGCTGTCGGTCGCCTTCGCCTACCTCTGCCTGCCCCAGGTGCTGTTCTACGGCCTCTACACCTTGCTCGGCCAGATCCTGAGCTCCCAGGAGCGGTTCGGCTGGTTCATGTGGGCCCCGGTCGTCAACAACGTGGTGGCGATCGCCGGCCTGGTGGTCTTCACGATGCTCTACCCGGAGGCCCGGAACACCCCGCCCGGGGAGTGGACGTCCTCGATGATCTGGTGGCTCGGCGGCACCGCCACCCTGGGGGTCGTCTGCCAGGCCGCGGTGCTGGTGCAACCGGTCCGCGCCAGCGGGTTCCGCTACCGCCCCCGGTGGGGCTTCCGCGGGGTCGGGCTCGGAGCGACCTCCCGCCTGGCACTGTGGACCCTCGCGGTGATCGCGGTCTCCCAGCTCGGCATGTGGCTGACCACCAACGTGCTCAACTGGGTGAGCAACCAGGGCGACGACGTGCCCGGCAAGATCATCTACGAGAACGCCTTCCTGTTCTTCATGCTGCCGCACTCGCTCGTGACGTTGTCCCTGGTCACCGCCATGTTCACGCAGATGTCCCGGTCCGCCGCCGTGGACGACGTCCCCGCCCTGCGGCTGCAGTACGCCCACGGGCTGCGGTTGCTCGGCGCGGTCATCATCCCGATCTCCGTGGCGATGTTCCTGCTGGCCCCGGCGATGACCGGGGTGCTGCTGTTCCGCAACGAGCCCGCCGAGACGATCGCCACTGCATACGTGACGATGAGCCTGCTGGTGGGCCTGCCCCCGTATGCCGTGTACATCCTGTCCACCCGGATCTTCCACTCCTACCAGGACGGCAGGACCCCGTTCGACCTGCAGATCGCGATCAGTGTCGTGGCGATCGCCGGCACCCTGCTCGCGCTCACCGTCCCCGCGACCTGGGCGGCCGTGGTGATCGGGTTGGGGCAGAGCCTGGGCCAGGCGGCCGCCGCCGTCCTCGGGGTGCGCTGGGTGCGCCGGCGTCTGGGCACCGCCCCGTTGGGCCGGGTCCGGACCACCTACCTGTCCGCCATGATCGCCGCGGCGGTCGCCGCGGTCCCCACCCTGCTGGTCATCTGGGGTGGCTCCATGGCGTTGGACGGCGTGCTCCGGCACGTCGTCGTGCTGGGGGTCGGGGGCCTGCTCTACTTCGGCTGCTACGCCCTGGTCGCGCACCGACTGGGCATCACCGAGCTCGCCGAGGCGGTCGCTCCCCTGCTCCGCAGGTTGGGACGGGGTCGGGGCGGTCCCGCCGCGCCGGACGCGGTGGAGGCGCCCGCGGGACTAGTCTTAGCCGCAAACCCGAACCCGGCAGAGGTGACCGAGCAGGTCGACCCCGCGCCGGACGGCACCTCGGACGCCGCCCCGGCGCCCGACGACCAGTTCCCGACAGACCCTGCCGGGAGTCCGGAACAGCGGAAGGAGCACGGCTTGCGGGGGATCGAGTCCGGCACCGCCCTGGGCGGTCGGTACGTCCTCGAGGAGCTGCTCGCCAGCCGTGGCGACTCCCTCGAGTACTGGTCCGCCCACGACAGCACCCTCGAGCGCCTGGTGGCCGTCACCCTGCTGCCCGCCGACGGTGAGCACGAACAGATGGCCCACGCCGTGCTCGACGGTGCCCGCCGCACCGCCGGGGTGGATGACTCCCGCCTCGTCCGGGTGCTCGACGTCGGCCTGGACGACGGCATGTGCTGGATCGTCGAGGAGGGCCTGGCCGAGTCCGAGTCCCTGGCCTCCCTCGTCGCCAACCGTCCGTTGCCCGCCGAGGAGGCCCGCCGCATCATCGGCGAGGCCGCCAGCGGAATGGAGGCCGCGCGCCGGCGCGGGCTGCACCACCTGTACCTGTCCCCGCACGCCGTCCTGCGCACCCGGGAGGGCGTCATCAAGGTCTCCGGGGTGGCGGTCGCCGCGGCGCTGGAGCAGACCGAGGAGATCCCGGCCGTCGAGGCGTCCCTGATCGACACCGGGGACTTGGTGTCGCTGCTCTACACCGGTCTCACCGGTCGGTGGCCCGGGGAGGACATGGAGGGGCTGCGCAGCGCCCACCGGTCGGACGACGGCTCGCTGCCCGCTCCCTCCGAGGTCGTCGCCGGCGTCCCGGGCGACTTGGACGCCCTGTGCCGCGCCATGCTGGACGCCTCCTACGACCACCGGGAGGGACCGCAGACCCCCGGGGAGCTCGCCCGTCAGCTCTCCCCGTGGGCGACCGAGCCGGTCGCCGCCACGGGCCCGACCGGGCCGGACGCCCCGGTCAGCGGGGGCGGCGCCGAGGCGGCCCTGGTGGGGACGGCGGGTGCGTCCGCCGCTGCCACGGCGGCCCAACCCGGCCCGGTCCATGACGAGACCCCTGCGGGCGGCAACGAACCCGCGGACCCCTCCTACTTCCGGCCCCGCGGTGCCGCGGGCGCTGCCGGCGCCACCGGGCCCGACGCGGACGACCCGGACCCCGACGACGAGGGCTACGACGACTACGACGGCTTCGGCGCCGCGACGGGCCCGGACCGGACGCTGCCGCCGGGGGTCCGCGAGGACCAACCGCCCGGGAGCCAGACCGGCCTGGTCCTGCTGCTCCTGCTCGGGGTGGTCGCCATCGCCGTGGTCGTGGCGGTCAGCGCGTTCAGCGGGTTCTTCTCCGGGGGAGACGACGACCCCTCCCCCGCGGCCCCGACCGCACCTGCCACGTCGACGCCGACGGACGACACGGCCCCGACCACCGAGGAACCGGAGGAGACGACCACCTCCGCCCCGGCCAACGACGAGCCCTACGAGGCCGTCGGCGCGAGCGGGTTCGACCACTTCGGCGGCGACGAGAAGTCCGACCTCGCGCCCGACGCGGTGGACGGCGACGACAGCACGTTCTGGCGTTCGTACTGGTACACCGCCGCCAACTGGGGCAACCTGAAGGACGGTGTCGGTCTGGCCATCGACCTCGGCGAGGAGGTCCCGGTCAGCGAGGTGACGGTGCTCTTCCCCGAGGGCGACTACGGTGCCGAGGTCTTCGTCAACGACGAGCCGACCGACGAGGGTGGCACCAGCCTCGGGTCGGACGACAGCGCGTCGGGGACCTGGGAGCTCACCGCCGACGAGCCGGTGACCGGGCGGTATGTGATCGTCTGGTTCGACCGTGCGTGGACGGGTCCCAACGGCGAGGTGGCGCAGGTCTCCGAGGTTACGGTGCAGTGA
- a CDS encoding ParB/RepB/Spo0J family partition protein encodes MSDRRRGLGRGLGALIPPAPTGARPSDLFFPRDSDGASVVRQEDPDQRAAVDNASPEPTSTPAAEKEEGPAQQDGDLAPVPGAEFREIPVDLVDANPRQPRQVFDEDELAELEQSVREIGVLQPVVVRRVADEQGQERYELVMGERRLRASRMAGAATIPAIIRETGDDVLLRDALLENLHRSQLNPLEEAAAYQQLLEDFGCTQEELARRIGRSRPQISNTIRLLKLPPLVQRRVASGVLSAGHARALLGLPDGAAMERLAQRIVAEGLSVRSVEEIVLLGEQQAPTRRATRSREPRPELDEAAARLADRLDTRVSIAMGKRKGRVTVEFASIEDLDRILDLLGSQPS; translated from the coding sequence ATGAGCGATCGACGACGTGGCCTGGGGCGGGGGCTCGGGGCGCTGATCCCGCCGGCTCCCACCGGGGCCCGGCCCAGCGACTTGTTCTTCCCCCGCGACTCCGACGGGGCGAGCGTTGTGCGGCAGGAGGATCCCGACCAGCGCGCCGCCGTGGACAACGCTTCGCCGGAACCCACCTCGACGCCGGCGGCGGAGAAGGAAGAGGGTCCCGCCCAGCAGGACGGGGACCTGGCCCCGGTGCCGGGTGCCGAGTTCCGCGAGATCCCGGTGGACCTGGTGGACGCCAACCCGCGCCAGCCCCGCCAGGTCTTCGACGAGGACGAACTGGCCGAGCTCGAGCAGAGCGTCCGGGAGATCGGCGTGCTGCAACCGGTCGTCGTGCGTCGGGTCGCCGATGAGCAGGGGCAGGAACGCTACGAACTCGTCATGGGCGAGCGACGGCTCCGGGCGAGCCGCATGGCCGGCGCCGCCACCATCCCGGCCATCATCCGGGAGACCGGGGACGATGTCCTGCTGCGGGACGCGCTGCTGGAGAACCTGCACCGCAGCCAGCTGAACCCGCTGGAGGAGGCGGCGGCCTACCAGCAGCTGCTGGAGGACTTCGGTTGCACCCAAGAGGAACTGGCCCGCCGGATCGGCCGCTCCCGCCCGCAGATCAGCAACACGATCCGGCTGCTCAAGCTCCCGCCGCTGGTGCAGCGCCGGGTGGCCTCGGGGGTCCTCAGCGCCGGTCACGCCCGCGCGTTGCTCGGGCTGCCCGACGGGGCTGCGATGGAGCGCCTGGCGCAGCGGATCGTGGCGGAGGGCCTCTCCGTCCGCTCCGTGGAGGAGATCGTGCTGCTCGGGGAACAGCAGGCTCCCACCCGGCGCGCCACCAGGAGCCGGGAGCCACGACCCGAGCTGGACGAGGCCGCGGCCCGGCTCGCCGACCGCCTGGACACCCGGGTATCGATCGCGATGGGCAAACGCAAGGGTCGGGTCACCGTGGAGTTCGCCTCGATCGAGGACCTGGACCGCATCCTGGACCTGTTGGGGTCACAGCCGTCCTGA
- the trxB gene encoding thioredoxin-disulfide reductase — translation MSTEHVQTTSDTVRDVIIVGSGPAGYTAAIYTARANLAPLVFEGSVTAGGALMNTTDVENFPGFEDGIMGPELMFAMRGQAERFGATLEREDVAELDLTGEIKLVTDAAGQVHRARTVILAMGSAYKELGLPDEQRLSGHGVSWCATCDGAFFRDQDIVVVGGGDSAMEEATFLTRFAKSVTVLHRRDSLRASKIMAERAEADDKIRFAWNSEVAALHGDPKLTGLTVRDTQTGQTRDLATTGLFVAIGHDPRSELVRGQVETDAEGYVLVQGRTTATNLPGVFACGDLVDHTYRQAITAAGSGCSAALDAERYLATLDAQQPALAATSLSN, via the coding sequence GTGAGCACAGAGCATGTGCAGACCACCTCGGACACCGTGCGCGACGTGATCATCGTGGGGTCCGGCCCCGCGGGATACACGGCCGCCATCTACACGGCCCGGGCCAACCTCGCACCGCTGGTGTTCGAGGGGTCCGTCACGGCCGGCGGTGCCCTGATGAACACCACGGACGTGGAGAACTTCCCCGGCTTCGAGGACGGCATCATGGGTCCGGAGCTGATGTTCGCCATGCGTGGTCAGGCCGAGCGGTTCGGGGCCACCCTGGAGCGCGAGGACGTCGCCGAGCTGGACCTCACCGGCGAGATCAAGCTGGTGACCGACGCGGCCGGCCAGGTCCACCGGGCCCGCACCGTCATCCTGGCGATGGGGTCGGCCTACAAGGAGCTCGGCCTGCCGGACGAGCAGCGCCTCTCCGGCCACGGCGTCTCGTGGTGTGCCACCTGCGACGGCGCGTTCTTCCGGGACCAGGACATCGTCGTCGTCGGCGGGGGCGACTCGGCCATGGAGGAAGCGACCTTCCTGACCCGGTTCGCCAAGTCGGTTACCGTCCTGCACCGTCGAGACTCCCTGCGCGCCAGCAAGATCATGGCCGAACGTGCCGAGGCCGACGACAAGATCAGATTCGCCTGGAACAGCGAGGTCGCGGCCCTGCACGGTGACCCGAAGCTCACCGGCCTGACGGTGCGGGACACCCAGACCGGGCAGACCCGCGACCTGGCCACCACGGGCCTGTTCGTCGCTATCGGGCACGACCCGCGTAGCGAACTCGTCCGCGGACAGGTCGAGACCGACGCCGAGGGCTACGTCCTGGTCCAGGGGCGCACGACCGCCACCAACCTGCCGGGCGTCTTCGCCTGCGGCGACCTCGTCGACCACACCTACCGCCAGGCGATCACCGCCGCGGGCAGTGGCTGCTCGGCCGCCCTCGACGCGGAGCGCTACCTGGCCACGCTCGATGCCCAGCAGCCGGCACTGGCCGCCACAAGCCTGTCCAACTGA
- a CDS encoding NUDIX hydrolase, which yields MTTSQRPGRWQHRLPAVQETSAGGVVIDVHEGRARIAIIARRNRAGRIEWCLPKGHVEPGETLEQTAEREVAEETGIIGRVLVTLGTVEYWFSTPEHRIHKMVHHYLLEATGGELTVDGDPDQEAIDAVWYPLDSVHEQLTFPNERRIAQVAWQRLAGTA from the coding sequence ATGACCACGTCGCAGCGGCCCGGCCGCTGGCAGCACAGGCTGCCGGCGGTGCAGGAGACGTCCGCGGGCGGGGTGGTCATCGACGTCCACGAGGGTCGGGCCCGGATCGCGATCATCGCCCGCCGCAACCGGGCGGGACGGATCGAGTGGTGCCTCCCGAAGGGCCACGTCGAGCCTGGCGAGACCCTGGAACAGACCGCGGAGCGCGAGGTCGCCGAGGAGACCGGCATCATTGGCCGTGTGCTGGTGACCCTGGGGACCGTCGAGTACTGGTTCTCCACCCCGGAGCACCGGATCCACAAGATGGTGCATCACTACCTGCTCGAGGCGACCGGGGGCGAGCTCACCGTCGACGGCGATCCGGACCAGGAGGCCATCGACGCGGTCTGGTACCCGCTGGACAGCGTCCACGAGCAGCTCACCTTCCCCAACGAGCGACGGATCGCCCAGGTGGCCTGGCAACGCCTGGCCGGGACCGCCTGA
- a CDS encoding DUF6049 family protein, whose translation MTTPSPAAGPARRGPALTSLLVLVTVLAVVWSALAVAPAPARAVPPDGVPIEVALDAIDPAVAGPDTELTVTGTIRNVTEQPVRVDTVRVSTAYRGLDTPTAVAGWADGDLGESVDTPLVVGEARIEADLAPGAVVNFRTVVDEEALAPPFGFATLPLRVEAVAGTGEDGAPATGEVVGGLRSFLPWDAQTGEEYRPIRVSWLVPVTLPPTPDLLSSDAATREAAWTAATGPDSATRRLLSELAGTAVTFLVDPALVSPPAPVPTLAPPEDTGEGTEEEPPGETTGPSATESPTTESPTTESPTTEPSATGPSATGSPTAAGQATDPAATQPPGDGAPATETGPDTDPPAEDDDTTTEAPGTAPEVPGTPEDGAGLRRAIGEVDPDRLWWLPAGDLDLVALLDLGMTPEEIAPLSRRSNPPADGAAELLATGRHNIAWPALDTVTEDTLAALSAVWASATSEGGTPEETAPLAGAVVPGSSVTGDRALLGDAVSVHPDGTALLGFDERLSAMVAGVDSADGSGVVSQRLIAELLALYQEQPAAERSLLIALPRNHGVSPEALGALYGATADLPWAQAVPLQDLVEDAGSQDGQTRLVPAAPDGEGTTEEDPGAYPSTPSSPLTTARIDLVEETRATLAGVGEVVPEGVAGARSWDGVLDQLYSVRWRFNEGGWTEPLLAAQALSTEIVDGIHVNPTTINFLADEGLIQITVVNELPVTVSDLTLTVRPRNPRLRIVEQPEPIQIGPSSRATVQFRARALASGEVEVETELSTPSGTMLADQQLMRVNVRPTGVWIYWVLGGVAGIILVLGVWRALRPRRSGAQGAATPQTTDGDGDGTDERSTEH comes from the coding sequence GTGACCACCCCTTCCCCGGCCGCCGGACCGGCCCGCCGCGGTCCCGCCCTGACCTCGCTGCTGGTGCTGGTCACGGTGCTGGCCGTCGTGTGGTCGGCCCTGGCCGTCGCACCGGCGCCGGCACGGGCGGTTCCACCCGATGGCGTCCCGATCGAGGTCGCGCTGGACGCGATTGACCCGGCCGTGGCCGGCCCCGACACCGAGCTCACCGTCACCGGCACGATCCGCAACGTGACCGAGCAGCCGGTGCGCGTGGACACGGTGCGGGTCAGCACGGCATACCGGGGCCTGGACACCCCGACCGCCGTTGCCGGGTGGGCCGACGGCGATCTCGGGGAGTCCGTCGACACCCCCCTGGTGGTCGGGGAAGCAAGGATCGAGGCCGACCTGGCGCCCGGCGCCGTGGTGAACTTCCGGACGGTGGTGGACGAGGAGGCGCTCGCCCCGCCGTTCGGGTTCGCCACCCTGCCACTGCGCGTCGAGGCGGTCGCCGGCACCGGGGAGGACGGTGCGCCGGCGACCGGGGAGGTGGTCGGCGGGCTGCGGAGCTTCCTGCCCTGGGACGCCCAGACCGGCGAGGAATACCGCCCGATCCGGGTGTCCTGGCTGGTGCCGGTCACCCTGCCCCCGACGCCCGACCTGCTGTCCTCCGATGCCGCGACTCGCGAGGCCGCCTGGACCGCCGCCACGGGCCCCGACTCGGCGACCCGCCGCCTGCTCTCCGAGCTGGCCGGCACCGCGGTCACCTTCCTGGTCGACCCGGCCCTGGTGTCCCCTCCCGCACCCGTCCCGACCCTCGCCCCGCCCGAGGACACCGGCGAGGGGACCGAGGAGGAGCCCCCGGGCGAGACGACCGGCCCCTCGGCGACTGAGTCACCGACGACCGAGTCCCCGACGACCGAGTCCCCGACGACTGAGCCGTCGGCAACCGGACCATCGGCGACCGGGTCCCCCACCGCAGCAGGGCAGGCCACCGACCCGGCCGCCACCCAGCCCCCGGGGGACGGTGCCCCTGCCACCGAGACAGGACCCGACACGGACCCTCCCGCCGAGGACGACGACACCACCACCGAGGCTCCGGGGACCGCCCCTGAGGTCCCGGGGACCCCCGAGGACGGGGCCGGACTCCGGCGGGCGATCGGCGAGGTCGACCCGGACCGGCTGTGGTGGCTCCCGGCCGGTGACCTCGACCTGGTGGCGCTGCTCGACCTGGGCATGACCCCGGAGGAGATCGCGCCGTTGTCCCGCCGCAGCAACCCCCCGGCGGACGGTGCGGCCGAGCTGCTGGCCACCGGTCGGCACAACATCGCCTGGCCCGCCCTCGACACGGTGACCGAGGACACCCTCGCCGCCCTGTCCGCGGTCTGGGCGTCCGCCACCTCCGAGGGGGGTACGCCGGAGGAGACCGCGCCGTTGGCCGGCGCGGTGGTCCCGGGGAGCTCGGTCACGGGCGACCGGGCGTTGCTCGGTGACGCCGTCTCGGTGCATCCCGACGGGACCGCCCTGCTCGGCTTCGACGAGCGGCTCAGCGCGATGGTGGCCGGTGTCGACTCCGCGGACGGCTCGGGCGTGGTCAGCCAGCGGTTGATCGCCGAGCTGCTGGCGCTCTACCAGGAACAACCGGCCGCCGAGCGCAGCCTGCTGATCGCGCTGCCCCGCAACCACGGCGTGTCCCCGGAGGCGTTGGGCGCCCTCTACGGAGCCACCGCCGACCTGCCCTGGGCGCAGGCCGTGCCGCTGCAGGACCTGGTAGAGGACGCCGGGTCGCAGGACGGGCAGACCCGGCTCGTGCCCGCGGCTCCCGACGGCGAGGGCACGACGGAGGAGGACCCGGGCGCCTACCCGAGCACCCCGTCCAGTCCATTGACCACCGCCCGGATCGACCTCGTGGAAGAGACGCGGGCCACCCTGGCCGGCGTCGGCGAGGTGGTGCCGGAGGGTGTGGCGGGGGCACGGAGCTGGGACGGCGTGCTGGACCAGCTCTACTCGGTCCGCTGGCGGTTCAACGAGGGCGGGTGGACCGAGCCGCTGCTGGCCGCACAGGCGCTCTCCACGGAGATCGTCGACGGCATCCACGTGAACCCGACCACGATCAACTTCCTCGCCGACGAAGGCCTCATCCAGATCACCGTGGTCAACGAGCTGCCGGTCACTGTCAGCGACCTCACCCTGACCGTGCGACCCCGCAACCCGAGGCTACGGATCGTGGAGCAGCCCGAACCGATCCAGATCGGGCCCTCCAGCCGCGCAACGGTGCAGTTCCGGGCCCGCGCGCTCGCGTCGGGCGAGGTCGAGGTGGAGACCGAACTGAGCACGCCGAGCGGGACCATGCTGGCCGACCAACAGCTGATGCGCGTCAACGTGCGGCCGACCGGGGTATGGATCTATTGGGTTTTGGGCGGCGTAGCAGGGATCATTCTGGTGCTGGGTGTTTGGCGTGCGCTGCGTCCGCGGCGGTCGGGCGCCCAGGGGGCGGCGACGCCGCAGACGACTGATGGGGACGGCGATGGCACGGACGAACGCAGCACGGAGCACTGA
- the trxA gene encoding thioredoxin yields the protein MATKHTNDADFQADVLDHDKPVLVDFWAPWCGPCKMVAPILEEISEEHGDKLTIVKLNTDENPQVTARYGITGIPTMNVYQGGEVVKSITGALPKQKLIRELDQFLGA from the coding sequence ATGGCCACCAAGCACACGAACGACGCCGACTTCCAGGCCGACGTCCTCGACCACGACAAGCCCGTCCTCGTGGACTTCTGGGCCCCGTGGTGTGGCCCGTGCAAGATGGTCGCTCCCATCCTGGAGGAGATCTCCGAGGAGCACGGCGACAAGCTGACCATCGTGAAGCTGAACACCGATGAGAACCCCCAGGTGACCGCGCGCTACGGGATCACCGGCATCCCGACCATGAACGTCTACCAGGGCGGCGAGGTCGTGAAGTCCATCACCGGGGCGCTGCCGAAGCAGAAGCTGATCCGTGAGCTGGACCAGTTCCTCGGAGCCTGA
- the sigM gene encoding RNA polymerase sigma factor SigM — translation MTADISQTPDADLLQLHKDGDPDAFGELFRRHKDRMWAVALRTTRDPELAADAVQDGFLNAFRRAESFRGDAAVTTWLHRIVVNACLDRLRRIKPTVELGDTDVVETRDHHASVEVRLDIQEALAKLPEGQRMALVLVDMHGMSVAEAASVLDVADGTIKSRCARGRAAMAELLGLP, via the coding sequence ATGACCGCCGACATCTCCCAGACGCCGGATGCCGACCTCCTGCAGCTGCACAAGGACGGCGATCCCGACGCCTTCGGTGAGTTGTTCCGCCGCCACAAGGACCGGATGTGGGCCGTGGCGCTGCGCACCACCCGCGACCCCGAACTCGCTGCCGACGCCGTGCAGGACGGGTTCCTCAACGCCTTCCGCCGGGCCGAGTCCTTCCGCGGCGACGCAGCCGTCACCACCTGGCTGCACCGGATCGTGGTCAACGCCTGCCTGGACCGGTTGCGCCGGATCAAGCCGACCGTCGAGCTCGGGGACACCGACGTGGTGGAGACCCGGGACCACCACGCCAGCGTCGAGGTGCGCCTGGACATCCAGGAAGCCCTGGCCAAGCTGCCCGAAGGACAGCGGATGGCACTGGTCCTGGTCGACATGCACGGCATGAGCGTCGCCGAGGCGGCCAGCGTGCTCGACGTCGCCGACGGCACGATCAAGTCGCGGTGCGCCCGCGGACGGGCCGCCATGGCCGAGTTGCTGGGCCTGCCGTGA